The genomic DNA CGAGCCCTTGATCGCCTTCGGCTCGGTGATGTACTCGACGACGCGCTGGCGCTGCCGCGGCTCGTCGCGCTGGTCATCGCCCTCGGAGCCGCCGCGGCGACGACGCCCGCGGCGCCCTCCCCCGGACTCGTCCTGGTCGCGCTCCGGCGTACGGTCGTCACGACCGGGGCGGGCAGGAAGCGGGACGATCTCCGGTGCATAGAAGTGCAGCTGGGTCGACACCTGCGACACGAAGACCTCGGGCAGCAGTCCGAGCGACACCGCGGTGACGGCCGCGGGCTTCACCGGCTGCGCAGGGGCCTCGGGCTCGGCAGGGGCCTCGGGCTCGGCAGGAGCCTCGGACTCGGCAGGAGTTTCGGGCTCGGCAGGAGTTTCGGGCTCGGCAGGAGTTTCGGGCTCGGCAGGCGCCTCGGACTCCGCGGGAGCCTCGGACTCCGCGGGAGTTTCCGACTCCGCGGGAGCCTCGGACTCGGCAGGAGCATCCTCCGTCAGAGCCTGCGCCGCGGGAGCCTCGCTCTCCGCCTCGAGCTCTGCGGCGTCGGTGGGCGCCGTCAGCGGCTCCGCGGCATCAGCCGGGGCGTCGAGGGCGGGGGCGTTGTTGTCATTGTTCTCATCGGCCATCTCTGGCGTGCTCCCTGGCACGGTCCACTGCGTGTCCCGTGAAATCTCATGCGGCACCCGCGGGTGCCGCGAACTCAATCGGCCTGCGACCGGCTCATGGCTCTGGTCGCGTGGGGCATGGGCCCCGAAGTCTGCTCGACGCGTGTCGCGGCAACGCCGTTCATCGCATCACAGGTCATTATCGCACCAAGTCGGTCCGATCGCGGCATCCCGTCGCTCACCACCCGTTTTCTCCGGGCGGTTCTCGCCCTTTCCATAGCCGTCGCTGGGATAATCCTGAGCATGAGCGAGCAGCGCACCCGCCCCGTCGTCTATGCCGTGTGGTTGATCATCGCGAGCGTCATCGGCTGGTACGCCGCCTTCCAGCTCACCGTCGAGAAGTTCGCACTGCTGGAGAAGCCGCAGGAAGCGCTCGGGTGCGATCTCAGCCCGTTCATCCAGTGCAGCGTCAACCTGCAGTCGTGGCAGGGATCGGTGTTCGGCTTCCCGAACCCGATCATCGGTCTCACCGGCTGGATGGCGCCGCTCGTCGTCGGCGTCGCGATCCTCGCCGGGGCGCGGTTCCCGCGGTGGTTCTGGGCGGCGTTCGGGGCGGGCATCACCTTCGCCTTCGGCCTCGTGTGCTGGTTGATCGCGCAGAGCCTGTACAGCCTCTTCGTGCTCTGCCCCTGGTGCATGGTCACCTGGGCCGTGACGATCCCCACCTTCTTCGCCACGATGGTCCATCTGGCCCGCAACGGCACCTTCACAAGCAACGCGAAGGTCCGAGCGCGCGCCGAGAAGCTCATGCCGTGGGTGCCGCTGGCGACCGTCATCGCGTACGCGCTCATCATCTTCCTCGCGCAGCTGCAGGGACTCGACTTCCTCGGCGAGATGGCGAAGATCCTCTTCTGATCTCTCCGTGAGAACGACGAAGCCCGTCCGCCATTCCGGCGGACGGGCTTCGTCGTGAGGGTCGGGATCAGTCGAACCAGATGCCCAGCTCGCGGGCGGCCGACTCGGGGCTGTCCGAGCCGTGCACGAGGTTCTGCTGCACCTGGAGCCCCCAGTCGCGACCGAAGTCACCACGGATGGTGCCGGGCGCGGCGGTCGTGGGGTCGGTCGTGCCGGCGAGAGAGCGGAAGCCCTCGATGACACGGTTGCCGGCGAGACGGATCGCCACCGAGGGGCCGGACATCATGAACTCGAGCAGGGGCTCGTAGAACGGCTTGCCCTCGTGCTCGGCGTAGTGCGCGGCGAGCAGGTCGCGGTCGGGCTCGACGAGGCGGATGTCGACGAGGGCGTATCCCTTCGCCTCGATGCGGGCGAGGATCGTGCCGGTGAGGCCGCGGGCGACACCGTCCGGCTTGACGAGGACGAGGGTTTCTTCGGTGGCCATGTCATTCACTCTCTGTGTCTGCGTTCTGCGCGGTCGGAGCCCCGCTCGGGCGTCGTGCGTCCAGGCGTGCCCCCATGATGGTCGCATACGCCCACATGCCGCCGAAAATCAGGACGACGAGAAGCACCGCAGGGACGGCGATGGCCGACAACGCGACCACGATCTGCACGATCCACCCGGCGGGGATCGCCCAGGGCTTCGTGATCATGCCCGCGATGACGACGCAGGCCACGGCCACGACGGCACCGCCCACGATCCCCCACCACTGCTCGATGCCCGCCGGCAGAGCCTTCAGGCCGAAGATGGTGAGGCCGACGAGGAAGACGACGATCGCCTCGAAGCCGAGCACCACCGGGGCGAGCTTCTGCACGAGGGTGCGCGGGGCGCGCGGTCGACGCGGGGCGGCGGCGGCACTCATGCGCGCCACCCCGACTTCCAGTCCTCCTCTTCGGAGAGCGCGATCGCCTCGCCCGCGAGCACGACGGAGCCGGCGATGACCACGGCCCGACGATCCGACGAGGCCGCCCATTCCCGGGCCGCGTCCGCGGCGTCTGCGAGGGACGGGTGCACGGTGGCGCGCCGTCCGGCCTGTTCGACGAGATCGGCGATGAGGTCGGCATCGCTGGCGCGGTCCGACTCCGGCGCGGTCGCGAAGACGTGCGCGGCGGCCGGCGCGAGCCGCGCGACGATCCCCGCTGCGTCCTTGTCCGCGAGGACGCCGAGCACCAGGCCCCACTCGTCGAAGTCGAAGCTGTCGTCCAGCGCCTGGGCGAGCGCCGCGGCGCCGTGCGGGTTGTGCGCGGCGTCGACGATGACGGTGGGAGCGATGCCGAGGAGCTGCAGGCGGCCGGGAGACGTGCTGCCCTGGAGTCCGTCGGAGATCACGCCGCCGGCGATCGCCTGGCCGGCGCCGCCGATGAGCGACTCGACGGCGGCGACGGCCAGCGCGGCGTTGTGGCCCTGGTGCGCGCCGTACAGCGGCAGGTACTCCTCCTCGTACTGCCCCGCGAGGCCCCGGATGGTGAGGAGCTGACCGCCGACGGCGAGCTTCTGCTCGGCGAGCCCGAAGTCCTCGCCTTCGAAGGCGATGGTGGCATGGCGCTCCGCGGCCACGCGGCGCAGCACCTCGGCGGCCTCGGCGGGCTGGTGGGCGGAGACGACGGCGGCGCCCTCCTTGATGATGCCGGCCTTGACCTGGGCGATCTCGGCGATCGTGCTTCCCAGGCGGTCCGCGTGGTCGATGTCGATCGGAGCGAACACCGCCACGTCGCCGTCGGCGGTGTTCGTGGAGTCCCACTCCCCGCCCATGCCGACCTCGAGCACGAGCACGTCGACGGGTGCGTCGGCGACCGCGACGAAGGCGAGGACCGTGAGGAGCTCGAAGAACGTCAGCGGGGCCTCCCCCGCCGCCTCGAGCTCGGCGTCGACGATCCCCACGAACGGCTCGATCTCGTCCCAGGCGTCGGCGACGGCCTCATCGGAGATCGGCTCGCCGTCGATCATGATGCGCTCCGTGAAGCGCTCCAGGTGCGGGCTCGTGAACAGGCCGGTGCGCAGGTCATGGGCACGCAGCAGGCTCTCGATCATCCGCGCGGTCGACGTCTTGCCGTTGGTGCCGGTGATGTGGATGACGCGGTAGGTGCGCTGCGGATCGTCGAGGTACTCGAGGATCCGCGCCGTCCGCTCCTTGCGTGGCTGCACCCAGCGTTCCCCGGCACGGCTCAGCAGCGTCTCGTAGACGGCGTCGGCCCGGTCTCTCGCACTCATGCGCCCACCTTCTCCAGGTTCGTGTCGATCGTGACGAGGAGCGGCGCCTTCCCGGCCCCGAGGGCCTTCGCCCCGCTCCGATGCACGCCGTCTCCGGGGCTGGTGACCTCGTCGACGAGCCGGTCGAGGTCGTCGGTCGGCTGCACGGCGAACGCCACGGCGAGCGTCTCGGCGGCGATGAGGTCGGCATGGGTCTCCAGCGCCGCCGCCTCCGCGGGAGCGGCGTTGAGGGCCAGCACGATCCGGTCGCTGACGTCGAGCCCGGCGTTCTTGCGCGCCTCCTGCACGACGCGGATGGCGTCGCGGGCGATGCCCTCGGCTTCCAGCTCCGGCGTCGTGTCGGTGTCGAGCAGGACGAACCCTCCGGACGGGACGATGGCCAGGGCCTCCCCCTCGGGGCGACCCGTGGTCTCGAGGACGAGGTCGTACTCGGCGGGCTCCAGCTCGATGCCGCCGGCGGTCACGACGCCGTCGGTCTCGGACCAGTCACCCGAGCGCGCGGCCTGGATGGCCTTCTGCACGTCCTTGCCGAGGCGCGGACCCGCGGCGCGGGCGTTCACGCTCAGCCGGTGGCTGATGCCATACTCCCCGGCTGCCTCATCGGTCAGCGGGACGAGCTCGACGGTCTTCACGTTGAGCTCCTCGCGGAGGATGTCCTCGAACTGGCCGAGGTCGCCCGCGAGCGGAGAGACCACCGTGAGCCGTGCGAGCGGCAGGCGCACGCGCAGCTTCTCCTTCTTGCGCAGCGCGTTGCCGACGCTCGACAGCTCACGGACGGCATCCATGGCGTCGCGGATCTCGTCGGCGGCAGGGAACTGATCCGCATCCGGCCAGTCCTGCAGGTGCACGCTGCGCCCGCCGGTGAGACCCTGCCACACGCGCTCGCTGATCAGCGGGACGAGCGGCGCGGCCACGCGGCACAGCGTCTCCAGCACGGTGTACAGGGTGTCGAACGCCTCGCGGCTCTTCGGGTCGTCCGTCACGCCCACCCAGAACCGGTCGCGCGAACGGCGGATGTACCAGTTCGTCAGCACCTCGCCGAAGTCGCGCAGTCGCGCGGACGCGGTGGTCGAGTCCAGACCCTCCAGATCGGCCCGGACCTCGCGGACGAGGTCGCCCAGCCGCGCGAGGATGTACCGGTCGAGGACGTCGGTCGAGTCGGTGCGCCACGACGCCTCGTACCCGCCTCCCTGGGGTGCCGAGCCTGTCGAAGCATTCGCATACGTCGCGAAGAAGTACCACGAGTTCCACAGCGGCAGCAGGAACTCCCGCACGCCGGACCGGATGCCCTCCTCGGTGACGATGAGGTTGCCGCCACGGAGCACTGCGCTCGACATCAGGAACCAGCGCATCGCGTCGGACCCGTCGCGGTCCAGAACCTCGGACACGTCGGGGTAGTTCCGCAGCGACTTCGACATCTTGTAGCCGTCGCTGCCGAGCACGATGCCGTGGCAGCTGACGCCCGTGAACGCCGGGCGGTTGAACAACGCCGTCGAGAGCACGTGCATGACGTAGAACCAGCCGCGGGTCTGGCCGATGTACTCCACGATGAAGTCGGCCGGGGAGTGCGAGTCGAACCACTCCTGGTTCTCGAACGGATAGTGCACCTGGGCGTAGGGCATCGAGCCGGAGTCGAACCACACGTCGAAGACGTCGCCGATGCGCCGCATCGTGCTCTTGCCCGTGGGGTCGTCGGGGTTCGGCCTGGTCAGATCGTCGATGTAGGGGCGGTGCAGGTCCACCTCGCCCTCGGGGTTGCGCGGCAGCGTGCCGAAGTCGCGCTCCAGCTCCTCCAGCGAGCCGTAGGCGTCGACGCGCGGGTACTCCGGGTCGTCGCTCTTCCAGATCGGGATGGGCGAGCCCCAGTAGCGGTTGCGGCTGATCGACCAGTCGCGGGCGCCCTCGAGCCACTTGCCGAACTGCCCCTCCTTCACGTTCTCCGGCACCCAGGTGATCTGCTCGTTGTTCGCGAGGAGGTCGTCCTTGATGTCGGTGACCCGGATGAACCAGCTCGACACGGCCTTGTAGATGAGGGGGTTCCGGCAGCGCCAGCAGTGCGGGTAGGAGTGCTCGTAGCTCTGCAGCCGGACCAGGCGACCGTTGTCGCGGATGATCCGCACGAGCGGGGTGTTCGCGTCCATCCACAGCTCGCCCGCGACATCCGTGACGTTCGGGAGGAAGCGCCCGCCGTCGTCGAGGGACAGGATCGTCGGGATGCCCGCAGCGCCGGCGACGCGCTGGTCGTCCTCACCGTAGGCGGGTGCTTGGTGGACGATGCCGGTGCCGTCGGTGGTGGTGACGTAGTCGTCGACGAGGATGCGCCAGGCGTTCCCCGTGCCGTAGGTCTCCTCGTCCGCGTAGTAGTCGAACAGGCGGTCGTAGGTGACGTCGGCCAGCTCCGCACCGCGCAGCGTGGCGTCGACCGCGGCGAGCGCGTCCTCCGGGCTCTCGTAACCGAGATCCTTGGCGTACCCGCCGAGCAGATCCTTCGCGAGCAGGTAGCGGTGCGCAGAGGCCTCGACCGCGAGCTGGTCGGCCGAGGGAGCGGCGCGCCCCTGGTGCACGTCGGAGGCGCCGGCGGGACCGGCGGGCAGCACGACGTACTCGATGTCCGGCCCCACGGCGAGCGCGAGGTTGGTCGGCAGGGTCCACGGGGTCGTCGTCCAGGCGAGGGCGCGCACGCCGGTGAGCCCGAGCGCCTCGGCCTTGGCGCCGGTGAGCGGGAAGGTGACCGTGACCGACGGGTCCTGTCGCATCTGGTAGACGTCGTCGTCCATGCGCAGCTCGTGGGCGGACAACGGCGTCTCATCGCGCCAGCAGTACGGGAGCACACGGTAGCCCTCGTAGGCGAGCCCCTTGTCGTACAGGGTCTTGAAGGCCCAGAGCACGCTCTCCATGTAGCCGAGGTCGAGCGTCTTGTAGCCGCGCTCGAAGTCCACCCACCGGGCCTGGCGGGTGACGTAGTCCTCCCACTCCCGCGTGTACTTCAGGACCGAGGAGCGCGCCTTCTCGTTGAAGACGTCGATCCCCATCTCCTCGATCTCGCTCTTCTCGGTGATCCCGAGCTGCTTCATCGCCTCGAGCTCGGCGGGGAGCCCGTGGGTGTCCCATCCGAAGACGCGGTCGACCTTGTGCCCGATCATGGTCTGGAAGCGCGGGAACACGTCCTTCGCGTAGCCCGTGAGCAGGTGGCCGTAGTGCGGCAGACCGTTCGCGAAGGGAGGGCCGTCGTAGAACACCCACTCGGGAGCGCCTTCGCGCTGCTCGATGGAGGCGCGGAAGGTGTCGTCGGTCTTCCAGAAGTCGAGCACCTCCTCCTCGATCTGCGGGAAGCGGGGGCTCGGCGCCACAGTGGTGGCCTGGTCGGCGGCGGGGCCGAAGGAGGAGCGCGGGTAGGTCATGGTCTCTCGCAGTGGTCGTCGTGGCGGATGCTGCTGCGAGGACGATCCTCGCGGACCGCGGTACCACCTCGCGTGCCCCTGCGTCCCCTCGACAAGCTCAGAGACCCACGGACCACTCTCACTGCGGCTGTGACGGGCCTGCCCCGCTCGGTTCTACTGAGTCCGTCGCCGGACCGTTCTTCCGAGAGCTCCCCGGTGATGGCCGGATCGATGCTCGTGTGCCCATTGTACGCGTGCTCCTCCTCCCGCGGATTCTCTTCGACGTCGCAGGACCCGGGGACATCCCTGCGACCCGGGGCGGGATCTGCGACATCACGCCGTGCGAGCACGATGCAGTCCCTGGGCGACGGCGCGCATGACGAGGTCCTGCACCGCGGGCCACTCGTCCATCACCTGGTGGTAGCCCAGACGGATGACGTGGTAGCCGCGCAGCTTCAGCTCCGCCTCGTGGCGGTTGTCCTGGTCGCGCTGGGCTCCGACATGCGTGCCGCCGTCGATCTGCAGCACGAGCCGCTCGCCGATCAGGGCGTCCACTCGGTGCCCGGCGATCCACGTCTGGAAGCGCAGCGGCAGCCGGAGCCAGCGCAGTCGCACGCGCAGGTAGGTCTCGAGCCCCGCATCCGCGAACGGCAGCGCCTCGGCCAGGAGCCGCCGCGCGCGCGGTCCCCAGCGGAGTCGGAGCAGGCTCTCTCGATCGACGAGCCCCTTGTTCAATGCCGACTCCCAGGTCGCGAGCGCCTGTTCGTACGGCTCGCACGTGGACACCAGGCTCAGCACGTTCTCGATCGGGTCCTCCAGGGCATCGGGGTGTCGCGGGACCAGAGGCCGAGCCCAGTGCACGCGGGCCTCCGGCGGCTTCCCGCCCCGGCTGCCCGGGCTGGCCGCGAGGTGAAGGCGCGGTCTCTCGTCGTGCACCCAGATGCCCAGCCGCCGCGCCTGCGTCACGCACGTCAGCAGAACACCGTGTTGCGCCGCGGTCACCCGACGCGGATCGGCGTCGGGCAGCGCCACCCACCCCACCCGCACCCGCTGGATCATCCGCTCCGAGACCGCCGTCTCGAGGTCGTACCGGCTGACCCCGTATTCCCGGAGCCGCTCGACCCGCGCGACTCCGTCGACCTCGCGCATCGCCTGCAGCAGCCGTGCCCGCCTCATCCCGTTCATGCCCCCGATGCTGCTCCCCATCCCCTCCCGTGCTCCCCACCCCGGCCAGCTCCTCCCATTCCCTGTGCACAACTCCCCCCACACCCCCTCCCGTGCAGCCCGAGTCCCTCTCCTCCGGACCCCCGCTCGATGTCGCAGATTCCCGCCCACGTCGGAGGAACCCGCCGAGGGCCTGCGACGCGGCGCAGATCAGCGATCTCTCGCAGGCTGAGGCCCGGAGCCACGGAGCTGGGTCAGGGCCGCGGTGGGCCGGGGCCAGGTCGCAGATTGGGACTCCTGTCGCAGGGGCTGCGCGAGAGGGGGCGACACGGTGAGGATCTGCGACCTGGGACCGGAGCAGGACGGAGTGAGGGTGTCGGAGCGAGGACATAGCCTCGGAGGATGCCGAACTCCCCGACCGCACCCCGTGTGTCCGCGCCCGACCTCCCGCCCGTGCTGGAGCCCCGTGAAGCCGCGCGCCGGGCCGACCTCCTCGCCGCCGCGCTGGAGCTCACGGGCACCGTCGACCTCGCGTACGCCACGCTCGAGCAGTGCGCGGTCCAGGCGGACGCCGACAGCATCGACCTCACCGGGGCCACGCTCCTCGACGTCGACCTGCCCGAACCGCGCATCGCGTCGCTCCGGCTGCGGAACGCGAGCATCCGTCGACTCCGGATCACGGGCGGCCGCATCGGGACCCTCGACCTCGGTGACGCCCGCGTGGCCGAGCTCGAGCTGCGGGACGTGCGCATCGACTACCTGAACCTGGGCGCCGCCCGCGCCGAAGACGTCGACGTCGTGGGATGCGCCGTCCGCACGATCGACATCCCGCAGGCCGAACTGACACGCGTCCGGTTCCAGGCCACGCGCAGCGACGAGGTCGACCCCCGGGGCCTGCGCGCGAAGGACGTGGACCTCCGCGGCCTCGACGCGCTCTCCTACCTCGACGTCCAGAGCCTGCGCGGCACCACGCTCTCGTCGGTGCAGGTGCAGCAGCTCGCCCCGGTGATGGCGGCCGGGCTCGGGATCACCGTCACGGACTGACGGGGCCGCTGGCCGCGAGCAGCTCCCGGGTGAACGGATGCTGCGGCGCCGCGAACACCGCCGCCGTGGGCCCCTGCTCGACGATCCGGCCGTCCTGCATGACCAGGACGTCGTCCGCGACGGCGCCGACGACGTCGAGGTCGTGGGAGACGAAGACCATCGTGAGCCGCCGCTCCTCCTGCACCCGCCCGAGGAGCCGGAGCACCCGCTCGCGCACCGAGGGGTCGAGGGCGGAGACGGGCTCGTCCAGCACCAGCACGTCCGGGTCCGCCGCGAGAGCGCGGGCCAGGGCCGCCCGTTGCCGCTGCCCGCCCGACAGCGCCGCCGGCCGTCGGGCCGCCAGACTCGCATCGAGCCCGACCTCCGCGAGCAGCGCCGCCACCCGCTTCCGACGCGCACCACGCGGCACCCCTCCCGCCTCCAGTGCCTCCTCCAGCGACCGCCCGACCGTCCACCGCGGGTCGAAGGCGCCGAGCGGGTTCTGGTGCACGAGCTGCACGCGCGGCGTTCCGGTCCAGCGCAGCACTCCGGTGTCCGGCCTCTCGACGCCCACCAGCATCCGGGCGAGGGTCGTCTTGCCCGATCCGGATTCGCCGACGATGCCCAGCGTCCGACCGGCAGACACCGTGAACGAGGCGTCGACGACGGCGGCCACCCCGCCGAACGCCTTGGACACCTCCTCGGCGACGACCACGACGTCCGAGGACGCCGCACGCTCCTCCCGCGGCTCATGCATCGTCGCCGCGATGAGCTGCCGCGTGTACGGGTGCTGGGGGGCGGCGAGCACCTCCGCGACCGGGCCGGACTCCACGATCCGGCCGTCCTTCATCACGAGCACGCGATCCGCCACCCGCCGCACGGCCGCGAAGTCGTGGCTGATGAACACCACGGCGGTGCCGTCGTCGGCGATCTCCCGCAGCAGCACGAGGATCCGGGCCTGCACGGTCGCGTCCAGGGCCGTGGTGGGCTCATCAGCGACGAGCACCGCGGGGTTCCCGGCGAGCGCCGAGGCGATGAGCGCGCGCTGCCGCAATCCTCCGGAGAGCTCCTGCGGACGCTGCCGTGCACGGCGGTCGGGGTCGGGCATCCACACCCGTCCGAGAAGCTCCCGCACCCGCGCGGCGAGGGCCGCGCGCCCGCGCACGAGGCGGTGCAGCCGCAGCGGCTCGGCGATCTCGTCCGCGATCCGTCGCAACGGGTCCAGTGACACGAGGGCGTCCTGCGAGACGAGGCCGATCCTGGTCCCCCGGAGCCGCCGCCAGCCGCGCTCGGTCAGGGTGGCGGCGTCCACCCCGTCGATGCGGAGCCGGTCGACGGCGACGTCTGCCGTCGGCGGCGTGAGGCCGAGCAGAGCGCGGGCCGAGAGCGACTTCCCCGCCCCCGACTCCCCCACGATCGCCACGCACTCGCCGGCGTCCACCGTGAACGAGACGTCCTCCACGACGGGAGTCCCCGCGAAGGCGATCCGCAGCCCCTCGACCTCCAGCGCCGCACTCATGCGTCCCTCCCGTCCGCCCGCGCTCGGAGGATGCGTCCGACCACCGTCGCGCACACCACCGTCAGCGTGATCGCGAGTCCGGGGAAGACCGACACCCACCAGGCCTGTCCGAGCACATTGCGCCCGCCGGCGAGCATGAGGCCCCACTCCGGGGTCGGCTCGGACGGCCCGAGGCCCAGGAAGCTCAGTCCGGCGGCGGCGAGGATGCTCGACCCGATGCCGATGGTCGCCAGCACGCTCAGCGCACCCAGCACCCCGGGCACGACGTGGCGGCGGAACGCCCGCAGCGGCGGCACGCCGAGGATCCGGGCGGCCTCGACATGCTCGGCCACGCGCAGCGTCCTGGTCTGCACGCGGGCGAGGCGCACGTACACGGGTGCGGCGGCCAGCGTCACCGCGATGGCGATGTTCACCGGTCCCGGACCCAGCACGGCCACCACGACGAGCGCCACCAGGAACTCCGGGAACGCCATGAGCACGTCGTTGATGCGCATGAGCGTGACGTCCACACCCCGAGGCGACATGCCGGCGAGCGCCCCCACGAGCAGGCCCGCGGCGAGGGCGATGGCGGTGGCGAGAAGCCCGATCCCGACCGAGCGCCCCGCGCCGAACACCACGCGGGAGTACACGTCGCGGCCGCTCTGATCGGTGCCGAAGAGGTGCTCGGCGCTCGGCGGCAGCAGAGCGGCCCGGACCTCCGTCTGCAGCGGATCGTGCGTGGCGAGCAGCCCCGGCCACAGGGCGGCGACGGCGACCACGACCAGCACGACCGCGGCGGAGCCCAGCAGGATCCGCTGCCCCCGACTCATCGGACGACTCCGGGTCGGGAGGAGGCGGCGACACGGGGGTCGATCAGCGGATGCACGAGCTCCACCACCACGTTGATGACGACGAACACGAGAGCGCTCAGCAGGATGATCCCGGTGAGGACGGGGAGATCGCGGTCGTTGATGGCGGCGAGGGTGACCCGCCCCAGGCCGGGCCGGGCGAACACGGTCTCGACGAGAAGCGCACCCCCGAGGACCGAGCCGGTGAGGTAGGCCGCGAGGGTGACCGCCGACGCGGCGCCGTGGCGCACCCCGTGCCGCAGCGTGAACCAGGTGGGTCCGGCACCCCGCGCACGCACCGTCTCCGCGAAGGGCATCCGTTCCGCCTGCATCAGCCCATCACGCAGCACCTGGCTGAGCAGTGCCGCCACCGGGAGGGCGAGCGTGATCGCCGGGAGGACGATGGTCGCCGGATTGCGGGTGCCCGAGACGGGGAACCAGCCGAGACCGAACGCGAAGACGCTGAGCAGCAGCAGCCCGATCCAGAACACCGGCGAGGAGAGCACCACGAGCTCGACGCCGGCGGCCACCGTGCGCCCGACACGGCCCCGCACGAAGACCGCCA from Microbacterium paraoxydans includes the following:
- a CDS encoding vitamin K epoxide reductase family protein, encoding MSEQRTRPVVYAVWLIIASVIGWYAAFQLTVEKFALLEKPQEALGCDLSPFIQCSVNLQSWQGSVFGFPNPIIGLTGWMAPLVVGVAILAGARFPRWFWAAFGAGITFAFGLVCWLIAQSLYSLFVLCPWCMVTWAVTIPTFFATMVHLARNGTFTSNAKVRARAEKLMPWVPLATVIAYALIIFLAQLQGLDFLGEMAKILF
- the ndk gene encoding nucleoside-diphosphate kinase, giving the protein MATEETLVLVKPDGVARGLTGTILARIEAKGYALVDIRLVEPDRDLLAAHYAEHEGKPFYEPLLEFMMSGPSVAIRLAGNRVIEGFRSLAGTTDPTTAAPGTIRGDFGRDWGLQVQQNLVHGSDSPESAARELGIWFD
- a CDS encoding DUF4233 domain-containing protein, with the protein product MSAAAAPRRPRAPRTLVQKLAPVVLGFEAIVVFLVGLTIFGLKALPAGIEQWWGIVGGAVVAVACVVIAGMITKPWAIPAGWIVQIVVALSAIAVPAVLLVVLIFGGMWAYATIMGARLDARRPSGAPTAQNADTESE
- a CDS encoding bifunctional folylpolyglutamate synthase/dihydrofolate synthase, whose protein sequence is MSARDRADAVYETLLSRAGERWVQPRKERTARILEYLDDPQRTYRVIHITGTNGKTSTARMIESLLRAHDLRTGLFTSPHLERFTERIMIDGEPISDEAVADAWDEIEPFVGIVDAELEAAGEAPLTFFELLTVLAFVAVADAPVDVLVLEVGMGGEWDSTNTADGDVAVFAPIDIDHADRLGSTIAEIAQVKAGIIKEGAAVVSAHQPAEAAEVLRRVAAERHATIAFEGEDFGLAEQKLAVGGQLLTIRGLAGQYEEEYLPLYGAHQGHNAALAVAAVESLIGGAGQAIAGGVISDGLQGSTSPGRLQLLGIAPTVIVDAAHNPHGAAALAQALDDSFDFDEWGLVLGVLADKDAAGIVARLAPAAAHVFATAPESDRASDADLIADLVEQAGRRATVHPSLADAADAAREWAASSDRRAVVIAGSVVLAGEAIALSEEEDWKSGWRA
- the ileS gene encoding isoleucine--tRNA ligase, which codes for MTYPRSSFGPAADQATTVAPSPRFPQIEEEVLDFWKTDDTFRASIEQREGAPEWVFYDGPPFANGLPHYGHLLTGYAKDVFPRFQTMIGHKVDRVFGWDTHGLPAELEAMKQLGITEKSEIEEMGIDVFNEKARSSVLKYTREWEDYVTRQARWVDFERGYKTLDLGYMESVLWAFKTLYDKGLAYEGYRVLPYCWRDETPLSAHELRMDDDVYQMRQDPSVTVTFPLTGAKAEALGLTGVRALAWTTTPWTLPTNLALAVGPDIEYVVLPAGPAGASDVHQGRAAPSADQLAVEASAHRYLLAKDLLGGYAKDLGYESPEDALAAVDATLRGAELADVTYDRLFDYYADEETYGTGNAWRILVDDYVTTTDGTGIVHQAPAYGEDDQRVAGAAGIPTILSLDDGGRFLPNVTDVAGELWMDANTPLVRIIRDNGRLVRLQSYEHSYPHCWRCRNPLIYKAVSSWFIRVTDIKDDLLANNEQITWVPENVKEGQFGKWLEGARDWSISRNRYWGSPIPIWKSDDPEYPRVDAYGSLEELERDFGTLPRNPEGEVDLHRPYIDDLTRPNPDDPTGKSTMRRIGDVFDVWFDSGSMPYAQVHYPFENQEWFDSHSPADFIVEYIGQTRGWFYVMHVLSTALFNRPAFTGVSCHGIVLGSDGYKMSKSLRNYPDVSEVLDRDGSDAMRWFLMSSAVLRGGNLIVTEEGIRSGVREFLLPLWNSWYFFATYANASTGSAPQGGGYEASWRTDSTDVLDRYILARLGDLVREVRADLEGLDSTTASARLRDFGEVLTNWYIRRSRDRFWVGVTDDPKSREAFDTLYTVLETLCRVAAPLVPLISERVWQGLTGGRSVHLQDWPDADQFPAADEIRDAMDAVRELSSVGNALRKKEKLRVRLPLARLTVVSPLAGDLGQFEDILREELNVKTVELVPLTDEAAGEYGISHRLSVNARAAGPRLGKDVQKAIQAARSGDWSETDGVVTAGGIELEPAEYDLVLETTGRPEGEALAIVPSGGFVLLDTDTTPELEAEGIARDAIRVVQEARKNAGLDVSDRIVLALNAAPAEAAALETHADLIAAETLAVAFAVQPTDDLDRLVDEVTSPGDGVHRSGAKALGAGKAPLLVTIDTNLEKVGA
- a CDS encoding endonuclease domain-containing protein, which translates into the protein MNGMRRARLLQAMREVDGVARVERLREYGVSRYDLETAVSERMIQRVRVGWVALPDADPRRVTAAQHGVLLTCVTQARRLGIWVHDERPRLHLAASPGSRGGKPPEARVHWARPLVPRHPDALEDPIENVLSLVSTCEPYEQALATWESALNKGLVDRESLLRLRWGPRARRLLAEALPFADAGLETYLRVRLRWLRLPLRFQTWIAGHRVDALIGERLVLQIDGGTHVGAQRDQDNRHEAELKLRGYHVIRLGYHQVMDEWPAVQDLVMRAVAQGLHRARTA
- a CDS encoding pentapeptide repeat-containing protein, which gives rise to MPNSPTAPRVSAPDLPPVLEPREAARRADLLAAALELTGTVDLAYATLEQCAVQADADSIDLTGATLLDVDLPEPRIASLRLRNASIRRLRITGGRIGTLDLGDARVAELELRDVRIDYLNLGAARAEDVDVVGCAVRTIDIPQAELTRVRFQATRSDEVDPRGLRAKDVDLRGLDALSYLDVQSLRGTTLSSVQVQQLAPVMAAGLGITVTD
- a CDS encoding ATP-binding cassette domain-containing protein; translated protein: MSAALEVEGLRIAFAGTPVVEDVSFTVDAGECVAIVGESGAGKSLSARALLGLTPPTADVAVDRLRIDGVDAATLTERGWRRLRGTRIGLVSQDALVSLDPLRRIADEIAEPLRLHRLVRGRAALAARVRELLGRVWMPDPDRRARQRPQELSGGLRQRALIASALAGNPAVLVADEPTTALDATVQARILVLLREIADDGTAVVFISHDFAAVRRVADRVLVMKDGRIVESGPVAEVLAAPQHPYTRQLIAATMHEPREERAASSDVVVVAEEVSKAFGGVAAVVDASFTVSAGRTLGIVGESGSGKTTLARMLVGVERPDTGVLRWTGTPRVQLVHQNPLGAFDPRWTVGRSLEEALEAGGVPRGARRKRVAALLAEVGLDASLAARRPAALSGGQRQRAALARALAADPDVLVLDEPVSALDPSVRERVLRLLGRVQEERRLTMVFVSHDLDVVGAVADDVLVMQDGRIVEQGPTAAVFAAPQHPFTRELLAASGPVSP